A section of the Solitalea canadensis DSM 3403 genome encodes:
- a CDS encoding YciE/YciF ferroxidase family protein: MATTQVRGKSSMKTAQAVGKIGGKTENKMSKSEFHQFFIDELKDIYWAEKHLAKALPKMKKASTSPELATAFEKHSKETSDHITRLEKVFELLGKKATGKKCDAMVGLVTEAESILSDTESGSMVRDAGLILSAQKVEHYEIATYGTLKTFAANMGHNDVVKLLNETLENEKATDIALTKIAEGYINKKASKE, encoded by the coding sequence ATGGCAACAACACAAGTAAGAGGCAAATCTTCTATGAAAACCGCACAAGCTGTTGGTAAAATTGGAGGCAAAACTGAGAATAAAATGAGTAAATCTGAGTTTCATCAATTTTTTATTGATGAGCTAAAGGATATTTATTGGGCTGAAAAACACCTGGCTAAAGCTCTTCCTAAAATGAAAAAGGCATCTACCTCTCCAGAACTGGCAACTGCTTTTGAGAAACATAGTAAAGAAACATCAGATCATATTACCAGGCTGGAAAAAGTTTTCGAACTATTAGGAAAAAAAGCAACCGGTAAAAAATGTGATGCCATGGTAGGACTGGTTACTGAAGCCGAAAGTATATTAAGTGATACAGAAAGTGGTTCAATGGTTAGGGATGCCGGTTTAATTCTGTCGGCACAAAAGGTAGAACATTATGAAATTGCCACTTATGGAACGCTTAAAACATTTGCGGCAAACATGGGGCACAATGATGTTGTTAAGCTTTTAAACGAAACACTTGAAAATGAAAAAGCTACAGATATAGCTTTAACCAAAATAGCAGAAGGTTATATTAATAAAAAAGCAAGTAAAGAATAA
- a CDS encoding ferritin family protein, protein MEINYDRAEGYHKASEIVDEDNLKALFAKLSNQSFNFAEELTEYVNLMGGRMQLR, encoded by the coding sequence ATGGAAATTAATTATGATAGAGCTGAAGGATATCACAAGGCATCTGAAATAGTGGATGAAGATAACTTGAAAGCCCTTTTTGCCAAGTTAAGTAACCAGAGTTTCAACTTTGCTGAAGAATTAACTGAATATGTTAACCTGATGGGGGGGCGAATGCAACTACGATAA